The Brevinema andersonii region AAGCTGAGGTAGGTATAAACTGAAATAAATTTCAATTTGTTCGATACCTTCGCTGGCTATCTGAGTAATTTGTGAAGTAGACACTTTACTATTATGTCCAAGACCAAAATTCAATAACTTTTCGTAAATTTGATACCTGAGCAATGTTTTGATTTCTATACTAGCATGATAGGAATATTTTGTTCCTTTTATACTCATCATATAACGTACCGCAATAGACAAACAGATAAGAGTTAACGTCAAAAGAATATCTTTTTCCGTGATTGTTCTCATATATAATTTTTTGAATGAGAAAACATATGGAAAATACCACAGTAATATTAAATACCAAACTAACACAACTCATCAAAACTGATAAACAGACACATTTCATAACTTGCGGTGATGATTTATCAAACGTCTGTCCATCATAAAAAACTCCTTTAAATAATTTTCTTTATTTAACAACTAAATAATATTTGTATGATTTGGTTATAATATATTGTAAAAAATATATTTTTTCGAAATCAAGAAAAAAATAAAAATATTTACCTGTAAGTAATTAAAATAAATTCGAATAGTAAAAATATTATTTTATGCTTAAACTGCCTATTAAGACTAATCTATACTTCTATAAGCATCAGCCATTAGAGAGTCTTTATGATTCAGATTTTATTTATTATATTAAGGTACTTTATCTTTAGAATTAGGAATTTTAGGGATTTTTCTACCTATTTTACCGACAACTCCTTTCTTGCTATTGACTGCATATTGCTATGCTTGCAGTTCAATGAGATTTTATCATTGGTTCATTAAAACCAAAATTTGAATATATTGCAATTTACATATTAGCAAAAAAAAAGATATAGAACATTTAAAAAACTAGTTTCAAGACTTTATAAAAAATACCCCTTTTGGGGTATTCTAATTAATGATGATTACAACCACAACCGCAAGATCCATTCATCCTAGAAGATACAATATCCCAATCAATAATATTCCAGAACTCTTTAATATAATCGGGTCGACGATTTTGATATTTCAAATAATAAGCATGTTCCCAAACATCCAGTCCTAAAAGGGGGAAAAATCCATCCATAATAGGAGAATCCTGAT contains the following coding sequences:
- a CDS encoding ABC transporter transmembrane domain-containing protein, whose translation is MRTITEKDILLTLTLICLSIAVRYMMSIKGTKYSYHASIEIKTLLRYQIYEKLLNFGLGHNSKVSTSQITQIASEGIEQIEIYFSLYLPQLFYSLLASIILFIFLSFFSIKVLIILLICVPLSLYLLLQ